From the Triticum urartu cultivar G1812 chromosome 4, Tu2.1, whole genome shotgun sequence genome, the window AGAAACGAAAAAAGCAGGATCGACAAACAAAGATCGATGCAGCTGGATTAAGGCAGAGTTGACACAAAAATTGCCTCTCTGTCGACATTGCGATGTTAAATTACTTGGAGCTGAATTAAGCAAGAAATGTTTTCATACACTTTCCCAAGATTCAACTTTTAGTTTGAACGCAATCTAACTAATTAACCGCATGTGTCTGAATTTCTTCCTAGGGTCACTACATTTTTCCAGACGTTTTTTGGATTTCAATCCAAAGACCggcattgttcttcttcttcctctcccctccATCTTCCTCTAGACAGCCCATCCACGGACCGCAGCTGATGGTGTCTCTGCACATGCCTCCCTGCAGTGTTGCCCCCACCCGACCATCCCCCCTGCCTCGTCCCACCCGGATGCAGCCATGCTTTGCCCATCTACTCTACTTACATACTCCTATGTATGTGTAGATAGATGGTGACATGCATTATGTAAAGGTGAATAAATTTCCCCGTTCCTTCTATAGATAGAATTTTAGTTGGTGCCTGCCATGCTAAAGTGAGAGGATTATTAATTAAGCTACGTAAGTGTGTCTAGTTACACTTGGAAGTCGGTGGGGTGGGTCTCCTCTCTTGATAGCTACTCCCTTCGTCTCAAAATAAGTgacgtggttttagttcaaagtGACTGATAGGCTGCTTAATTGTACCTTGTCTAGAACTAGAATGGATGGGATGATTGtcggggaacgttgcagaaaacaaaatttttcctacggttttaccaagatccatctatgagttcatctagcaacgagtgatcggattgcatctacatagctttgtagatcacgcgcggaagcgttcaaagaacggggatgaggaagtcgtactcgacgtgatccaaatcaccggagatcctagcaccgaacggacggcacctccgtgttcaacacacgtacggtcagcgtgacgtctcctccttcttgatccagcaagggggaaggagaggttgatgaagatccagcagcacgacggcgtggtggtggatgcaggggtcaccgcagcagggcttcgtcgttctactacgagagggagaggtgtagcaggggagagggaggcgccaagagtcaagggtgcggctgcccctccctccctccctttatataggctccccaagggggggcgccggcccctaggagatgggatctcctagggggggcggcagccaagggtggagtggcccccaaggcaagtggggcgcccccccaccctagggtttccaaccctaggcgtagggggtgggccaaggggggcgcaccagcccactatgggctggttctcctccccacttcagcccatggggccctccgggatgggtggtcccacccggtggacctccgggacccatccggtagtcccggtacaatatcggtgacccccgaaactctcccgatggccaaaactgcacttcctatatataatttttcaccttcggaccatttcggaactcctcgtgacgtccgggatctcatccgggactccgaacaactttcgggttactgcatattcatatctctacaaccctagcgtcaccgaaccttaagggtgtagaccctacgggttcggaagacatgtagacatgaccgagatggctctccggtcaataaccaacagcgggatctggatacccattttggctcccacatgctcctcgatgatctcatcggatgaaccacgatgtcgaggattcaagcaaccccgtatacaattccctttgtcaatcggtatgttacttgcccgagattcgatcgtcggtatcccaatacctcgttcaatctcattaccggcaagtcactttactcgtaccgtaatgcatgatcccgtgaccagacacttggtcactttgagctcattatgatgatgcattaccgagtgggcccagagatacctctccgtcatacggagtgacaaatcccagtcttgatctgtgtcaacccaacagatactttcggagatacccgtagtatacctttatagtcacccagttacgttgtgacgtttggtacacccaaagcattcctacggtatccgggagttacacgatctcatggtctaaggaaaagatacttgacattggaaaaactctagcaaacgaactatacgatcttgtgctatgtttaggattgggtcttgtccatcacatcattctcctaatgatgtgatctcgttatcaatgacatccaatgtccatagtcaggaaaccatgactatctgttgatcaacgagctagtcaactagagacttactagggacatgttggtgtctatgtattcacacatgtattacgatttcctgataacacaattatagcatgaataaaagacaattatcatgaacaaggaaatataataataatccttttattattggcTCTAGGGCATAATTTCAACAATGATGAGTTGGTTTGGTATGACCAATTCGGTTAGCAAGTCGTGTAGCCCTAGGCCTCGTTCCACTTTACAAGGCAAGGTCAGGTATAGCTCAAGGAAATTTACAAACCCAATCTCAACCCTAGTTTCGATAGCATACACATCAACTCCATTGTAACGGCCTCATTCGAGGCAACCTATACATCAACCATATCCAAGCAAGAGTAGGCTACTACCTCCACGATGAGGGACCGAACCTAGATAAACGGGTCATGTGTGATTCCTTCTGGTGCTTTCGATCGCGCGCACCACACTATCGGGACTCTTGATAGTTTTCTGTGATGTCACACAATACATGCATTGCGGCGGACCAAGTGTGAGAATAGAGTCGGGAACCATGCGTCCAACATGTTCTCACCCCACCGTAGATCATGCCAAAACGCCGTCACTTACCATCACACACAACACAGACGGTGCAGTCACGTAAGCACGACAAAAGTGCCAGAAGTGCCTTACATGTACCGTTGTCCATGAGGTCAGAGTCACAAAGATCACGTGAATACACTTGGTCCATGAATCATACATGCCATGTCATGGAGAGTGGGGCATGAATGCGGACGGGGAGCTTCTTCAGGAGGCATGCGTTCTGCAGGCACAGATCACACATGCCCAGGCCACCGTGATCCTGAGCTTGCGGACCTCTGTCCACGCAATCTTGCACTGTTCACCAGTTACCATGGTCATTTTATCATAAGAAGGCACGACACCTTTTCTCAAAGGTGGTGTGCGTGCTCTCAGCAAGCTACAGCGACCCCATAGCATAGGTGGGTAGGGCAATGAGAACAACGTCGACAAGAGCCCGCTTGCCAGCCGATGAGAACACCCAGTGATCCATTTGTCAACCCTACCTATCTGGTGCTAAGGTCAGCGATCCGGAGATTGAGGGGGAAGAGCGGGAGCCCAAGGTATTGATGCGAAAATCTAGTCACCGGACACCCGAAGACCGATGCCAAATGCACAGCCGCCTCCGGCAAGATGTTGAGGAACAACCATTCATTTTTCAAACTTGAGGGTGAGGCCAATGTTCGCCATGAAGGAGTCCAGCACCGCCTATAGTTTGGCCACATGAGCAACATCCACTCAGAGTAGAATCAGGGTATCGTCCGCGTATTGCAACATTGGGCCTATCGTTATTCTCACACTTCTCATCCTCCATTTGGCATCTTTCTAGATAGTTGTCAACTTTTGAGAGAGGTCCGAGCTACAGGTCAGGGTTGAGCAGAGGGGAGGTGTTAGGGCGGAGAGGGTAGGACTTATAGGAGGAATGAGGTCGGATGGCTAGAAGAGTAAGGATTTGCCAACTTTCCACCGCCAGATCATGTTGCAATATACTCTTTCGGTGTGGCTACTGGCTATGTCTCAGTGACTTAATGAAGTCTTAGTCAAATGTCATAGTATACAAGAGGAAAAGGAAAAACTAgaagaaaattttgcacaaatCTCCATACAAGATTAAACGAATATAGCATGGACTGAGACATAATCAAGAAAATATACATTGAATTGTTCGCAAACTAAAAGTAGGGCGATCCATTGATTTTTGGATTGGTGTATATACTATACTTAACATCCTCATAGATCGATCTTACAAGCGTGACCAATGTCCTTTAATTTCGTAGCTAATAGTAGTACAATAACTACTGCTTATAATTGCGCAGCAGTATATAATCGGAGTATAGAAATGTATATGGAGGATGGTCCAATAATCCGGCCAAGCTCACATGCTGAGCTCATATCCGTGCCATGGGCCCATGTGGTGATCCGAGATAGCTAGGACTAGGAGATGACGCATGCGTTGGGGTTCTCGTCGCTGAACATCTGCGGCGGCCGCTCCATCATGTAGCTGCTGCCGTAGTTGTAGCTGTTGTACATCGGCATGCccggaggtggcggcggcggtggaggcgccCACTGCTGGTGCATCATGGTCGTGGCGTAGGggttgtggtggtggtggtgcggcggcggcggcatggcGTGCATGGCCATCCTCCTGGCCATCATGGCCTCCTCGGCGTCGGCCGGGTGCATCTTGTAGTGGATGCCGCCGCCTGGTGCGCCGCCGTAGGGCCAGTAAACCATCCGCTTCATCATCTCCTCCGGCGGGAAGCCGTCCACCGCCACACCTTCTTGCTTCCCCGGCTTCTGGTCCTCCTCGCCGGCACCACCACcaccttccttcttctcctctccGGCCTCTGCAGCAGCTTTGCCGTCTTCAGCCGGCTTGTTCTCGCCGGCCTCTTCTTTCTTGCCGTCGGCGTCGGCTGGTGCTTCCTCCTTGCTGGGCTCCGCAGCAGCAGCGGGTGGCTCCTCCTCCTTGGGCGGCTCCAGAGACGGCGGCGGCACGACGGAGGCGATCTTCCCAGTCCGTCGGTGGATGTACTCTACAATCTTGTCATCCTGCACGGTGGTACTGAGGGTGAGCCTGCCGGCGGCGAGGTCCGTCTGGGCACTCACCACCCCCTTCATCCTCATCATCTTGGTCTGCAGCTGCTGCGCGCAGGCCTCGCAGTGCATGTTGACGAGCAGCTCCACGGTGCGGGCCTCGCTGACGAGCGGCGCCGgcgggggagggggcggcgcagGCTCCTCGCCCtcggggggagggggcggcggtAAAGGCGAGATGAGGGTGGCGTCGCGCTTGGTCTTGGCGCGGAGGCGGTCGCAGAGGGCCTGCGGGTCGACGGCGCCCTTGATGGTGACCTGGTTGGCGGGCATGTCGACGTGGACGGTCTCGACGCCCTTGCAGCGGAGCAGGGAGCGCCTGATCCGCTTGGCGCAGCCCGTGCAGTGCAGCTCGACGCCCAGGATCACCGGCACCGGCGGCGGAGGGGACGGTGGGTCAGCTGGTGGTTCCTCCTTGTTTGGGTCTTGGTCGGCTGGTGGTGGTGCTGCTTcatccttcttctcctctgccgGTGCCGGTGCAGGCGATGCTTCCTTGTTGTTGGCCTCCTCCTGCACCAGGAGGATAAATTTGGAGATGGACTTAGTACGTTGAGCAAATTGTTCACAGCAGGGAGCAAGTAACAAATACAGTATATGATGGAAAGATTAGGGGTTGTGTAGTTAGTTAATTACGTACCTTGGTGGCTACTTGCTCGCCCATGGTGATGCAATTGATGATTTTGTGTTGGAGGTGAAGCTAGCTTAGCTAGGGTGGAGTGGTAAGTGTTGAGGTAGTAGTGAATGCAAGATGTGTGTAGGCATGCAAATGCAAATGTAAATGGAATTGAGTTGCTAGAGGCACAAGGGAGGGAATGAGATGAGCAAGGCTAGCTTGGGGTGTGGAGGCAGGAGGTCCGTCCAACTTATAGTGCTACTCAGAACAGAAGCAGAAGCATATGGAAGGGATCCCCGAAGAAATTCAAAGGTAGGTGGCTACATTCCAAATGAATGAATGACGGGGCGGTGACGATGATCGATCGACTGATAgatgtactactactactattcCGGCCGGTGTGCATGGAGTTGGAGATGGAGTAGCTAGCAAACAAACAAGGACTGGACTGGTGTAGTACCACTGGTACTAGTACTTGGTGATGAGAATAATTAGACGAATGTGCATGCATGTACCAACTGCATAAAATAATACTACAAGATATACTACTACGTGAGGGAGGATtccacatccatccatccatccatatgATACTAATATATAGATATACTGTAGTAGTATGCAGCACCCACATGCACGCAACTACTAGTCGTCTTTCTAGCATCATCGGTCCAAGAATATCTTTATGTTTTCTTTAGTAAGTTGATGAGTATATTCGTAGCTAGTGTACCAGCTGCTGCTTTTGCATTGCATTGTTGTGCGGGCGACCTATACTACATGTCTACatctcaatctctctctctcggCTAGATACTCCACTTATACCTACGTAGTATCCAGTAGTACACGTACTACTCTACGTACACGTGGAGAGCAAAGACCAGAGAGTTATGCAAGTGGTGCAAGCAAGAGCAAATGTATATACATACATTGGTGTACAAATACATACTACGTACTTGTACATCTATATCTATCTATGTATGGACTATGGAGAGATAAGAGATTCCGTCCACCCGGATTGGCACGCTTGTATAGGGACCCACCCTTCAACTCGTCTCATCTACTAGAATAGACTAGCTAGTCCATCCGATCCATGCAACAGAGGAGAGCAAGACCGGCCGGCGCCCGGCGGAGTAGTAAAATTACCCACACATGCATCCAACATCGATCGTGTCTTGAGATTGGTATCAATCGATCGATCGAGATGGTAGACGACATATCTATCTAGTCCTAAACTTGAAACTAGCAGCAGGTATGCTGAAAACAGAGAGATGCATGGCCCCCTTCTACTTGTTGGGGTTGGTagcctcttctcttttcttgtcttccactagtagaaaaagggtcaaacgtgaagcacattagtgtcggtttgtatttgagccggcactaatgtatacattagtgccggttccaacggctagcggggccgctttcattagtaccagttcgtggcgaacctttagcaccggttcgtgccacgaaccggtactaatgagagtggtggcaggatattgtcagactggggcccctccagcccctttagtaccggttcttggcataaacccttcgtccactcgagctcgctctgttcttcccctttcccctctcctctctctgttcttcccctcttcctctcgagctcatcacacattttgcccaaaatttgtcaagatttgaaggcccccatccattcaaatgatcacaaaggttagcaactttgtcctttcatctctcattgctagattagctcttgcaatgctttatatagtgattaatttgtgagtttagtaatttgggaggatatatatgtgtgtgtgtgtgtgtgtgtgtgtgtgggcgCGCGCgcgctagtatttgatttatatgcaatttgaggtcaaaaataacacttagtttgcatatgtaggtgtggtttacttagtgccttctaaatctccgtcgtaatcACCGTCGATCagccgcaccgtcccgtcgccggcaccaccttgtggtgagcctcttgttcatgaaattttatataaaaattgatgtttgtgtaatttggatatatagttactcgtataattatcttacccgtacgttgttatacatatagtgccatggttttgatatccgtccccgtcggccctcgtccttgttatgattcggatgtggtatatatattctcttttaaaactagttgcatttcgtgtttatgacaaattatgcccatcaagttgacatagaaattttttctagaaggtatgtgaaccggaaattccaaccgaccctattgtcgagaggttaaatttagttgaaagagaaaacgagtacttgaaagaaaaattgaaaagaattgagggggagaagatggaattggagttgcatgttgccgatgtcgtcgatgatcacaagatcaagatggagaaaatgcgcttgaagattagaaagattagaaaatatgccatcgatagtgaggcttggtatcattatgctgttggatccattgttaccttagttgtgatcttgatcgcatttgttgttgcatttaaatgctttagctagagagttatttgtttgttgcatttaagtgttgtatgaactttatgtatgaacttgtattaatttggtctattcggtgttgtgtaatgatgatgagccggcaatggatgtacgatgaccgatgctctccccagttcgttgagggcgtgcatacttttctgcttgcggctgaggcaaacaagcgggcggatggttttatgccttgtccatgtgctggctataagaatggtcacaattactctacgtcaagaaccattcacgtccacctgtttaagtctggtttcatgccccactacaATGTTTGGACCAAGCGCGGAGAAAGAGGgcttatgatggaagacaatgaagaagaagaggacgacgacagctatcctggccatgggttccctgaatacgatgatacaacaatgggggaagaagctgagccggtaatgcgggaagaagctgagccggcaatgtgggaagaagctgaagaagaggcatcagatgagcccgttgatgatctaggtcgggccattgccgatgcaaagagaaactgcgcaagtgatttggagaagaagaagttgcagcgcatgttagatgatcacaaaaaattgttgtacccgaattgcgtaggtgacaagaaaaagctgggcaccacactggaattgctgcaatggaaggcagagaatggtgtgtctgacaagggatttggaaagttgctggtaatgataaaggatatgcttccaaaggacaacgaattgcccgagagtacgtacgaagcaaagaaggttgtctgccctctagggttagaggtgcagaagatacatgcatgccctaatgattgcatcctctaccgcggtgagtacgaggatttgaacgcttgcccggtatgtggtgcattgcgctataagatcagccgcgatgaccctggtgatgtcgagggcgagcgccccaggaagaagattcctgccaaggtgatgtggtatgctcctataataccacgattgaaacgtttattccaaaacaaagagcatgccaaggcaatgcgatggcacagagaagaccgtaagaaagacggaaagttgagagtacccgctgacgggtcgcagtggagaaaaatcgaaagaaagtacgggaaggagtttgcagatgacgcaaggaccgtatggtttggtctaagcgtagatggcattaatccttttggggagtagagcagcaaccatagcacctggcctgtgactctatgtttgtataaccttcctccttggttgtgcatgaagcgaaagttcattatgatgccagtgctcatccaaggccctaagcaacccggcaacgacattgatgtgtacctaaggccattagttgaagaactcttacaactgtggaatggaacaggtgtacgtgcgtgggatgagcacatggggaagaatttgacctaaaggcgttgctgttcgtgaccatcaatgattggcctgctctcagtaacctttcaggacagacaaacaagggataccacgcatgcacgcactgtttggacgataccgacactatatatttggctaattgtaagaagaatgtgtacctgggacatcgtcgatttcttccgagcaggcatcccgtaagaaagaaaggcaagcatttcaaaggtgaggcggatcaccggacgaagcctcgccaccgtactggtgctgatgtacatgatatggtcaaggatttgaaggtggtctttgaaaagggtcctggtggacaacctgttccgaatgacgctgacggatgcgcacccatgtggaagaagaaatctatattttgggacctgccctattggaaagacctagaggcccgctccgcaatcgacgtgatgcacgtgacgaagaatctttgtgtgtgttggggaacgtagtaattacaaaaaaaattcctacgcacacgcaagatcatggtgatgcatagcaacgagaggggagagtgttgtctacgtaccctcgtagaccgaagcggaagcgttgacgcaacatagaggagtagtcgtacgtcttcccgatccgaccgatccaagcaccgttactccggcacctccgagttcttggcacacgttcagctcgatgacgatccccgggctccgattcagcaaagcttcggggatgagttctgtcagcatgacagcgtggtgacgatcttgatgttcaaccgtcgcagggcttcgcctaagcaccgctacaatattaccgaggtgtaatatcgtggaggggggcaccgcacacagctaagaaacgatcacgaagatcaacttgtgtgtctatggggtgccccctgcccccgtatataaaggagtggaggaggggagggccggccctctctatggcgcgccctaagggagtcctactcccaccggaagtaggattccccctttcctagtccaactaggagtccttccaaatattaggagtaggagacaaggaaggggaagggagaagggaaggaaggagggggcgcagcccctccccctagtccaattcggactaggccttgggggggagggggcgcggcctgccctaggcagcccctctctctttcccgtatggcccaataaggcccaatacttctcccggcgaattcccgtaactctccggtactccgaaaaatacccgaatcactcggaacctttccgatgtccgaatatagtcgtccaatatatcgatctttacgtctcgaccatttcgagactcctcgtcatgtccccgatctcatccgggactccgaactccttcggtacatcaaaactcataaactcataatataactgtcatcgaaaccttaatcgtgcggaccctacggtttgagaacaatgtagacatgaccgagacacgtctccggtcaataaccaatagcgggacctggatgcccatattggctcctacatattctatgaagatctttatcggtcagaccgcataacaacatacgttgttccctttgtcatcggtatgtttcttgcccgagattcgatcgtcggtatctcaatacctagttcaatctcgttaccggcaagtctctttactcgttccgtaatacatcatctcgcaactaactcattagttgcaatgcttgcaaggcttaagtgatgtgcattaccgagagggcccagagatacctctccgacattcggagtgacaaatcctaatctcgaaatacgccaacccaacatgtacctttggagacacctgtagagatcctttgtaatcacccagttacgttgtgacgtttggtagcacacaaagtg encodes:
- the LOC125553281 gene encoding heavy metal-associated isoprenylated plant protein 9-like — protein: MGEQVATKEEANNKEASPAPAPAEEKKDEAAPPPADQDPNKEEPPADPPSPPPPVPVILGVELHCTGCAKRIRRSLLRCKGVETVHVDMPANQVTIKGAVDPQALCDRLRAKTKRDATLISPLPPPPPPEGEEPAPPPPPPAPLVSEARTVELLVNMHCEACAQQLQTKMMRMKGVVSAQTDLAAGRLTLSTTVQDDKIVEYIHRRTGKIASVVPPPSLEPPKEEEPPAAAAEPSKEEAPADADGKKEEAGENKPAEDGKAAAEAGEEKKEGGGGAGEEDQKPGKQEGVAVDGFPPEEMMKRMVYWPYGGAPGGGIHYKMHPADAEEAMMARRMAMHAMPPPPHHHHHNPYATTMMHQQWAPPPPPPPPGMPMYNSYNYGSSYMMERPPQMFSDENPNACVIS